One genomic window of Phalacrocorax aristotelis chromosome 21, bGulAri2.1, whole genome shotgun sequence includes the following:
- the DCLRE1B gene encoding 5' exonuclease Apollo has protein sequence MSGTVIPGTPIAVDFWSVRRAGGARLFFLSHMHSDHTVGLSSTWSRPLYCSPLTARLLHRRLQVPARWIRPLEVGQSHVLGEEVTVTLLDSNHCPGSVMFLFEGAFGTILYTGDFRYTSAMQSEPALRGRHIDRLYLDNTHCHPQRPLPSRQRATRQAAHVIRTHPRHHVVIGVYSLGKETLLVDLAVEFSTWVVVSPWRLEQMRLLELPDVFTAEEGAGWIRAVDVTEIRWDTLVSWNTLHPTIAILPTGRPVKVTHPNIHPIPYSDHSSFSELCEFVQWLKPCSVIPIVRGSTCQAYFQKYLSSAPQALPDLKIPKPVQESVQQQRKGQEPTCLLKRAAWRSGPRGVVYESPEKHPEKSEELTGVKVLQQSYCESAFRSEEGCACHVGEEKGQGEPSGEEPAVARAANAVGQAPSSNEHFPTGFAEQYLLTPLNVLKQNSSQKFDKLVEDFFRRGETS, from the exons ATGAGCGGGACGGTGATCCCCGGGACGCCCATCGCCGTGGACTTCTGGAGCGTGCGGAGGGCGGGCGGCGCCCGCCTCTTCTTCCTGTCGCACATGCACTCGGACCACACGGTGGGGCTGTCCAGCACCTGGAGCCGCCCGCTGTACTGCtcgccgctcaccgcccgcctCCTGCACCGCCGCCTCCAG GTGCCGGCGCGCTGGATCCGGCCGCTGGAGGTGGGGCAGAGCCACGTGCTGGGCGAGGAGGTGACGGTGACGCTGCTCGACTCCAACCACTGCCCCGGCTCCGTCATGTTCCTCTTCGAGGGCGCCTTCGGCACCATCCTCTACACAG GGGACTTCCGCTACACGAGCGCCATGCAGAGCGAGCCGGCGCTGAGGGGCCGCCACATCGACCGCCTCTACCTGGACAACACGCACTGCCACCCGCAGCGGCCCCTGCCCTCGCGGCAGCGCGCCACGCGCCAGGCCGCCCACGTCATCCGCACGCACCCGCGGCACCACGTTGTCATCG GTGTGTacagcctggggaaggagacGCTGCTGGTGGACCTGGCGGTGGAGTTCAGCACCTGGGTCGTGGTGAGCCCCTGGCGCCTGGAGCAGATgcggctgctggagctgcccgATGTGTTCACCGCTGAGGAGGGGGCCGGCTGGATCCGTGCTGTGGATGTCACCGAGATCCGCTGGGATACCCTCGTCAGCTGGAACACACTGCACCCTACCATCGCCATCCTCCCTACCGGCAGGCCCGTGAAGGTCACCCACCCCAATATCCACCCCATTCCCTACTCGGATCACTCGTCCTTTTCGGAGCTGTGCGAGTTTGTGCAGTGGCTGAAACCTTGCTCGGTCATCCCAATCGTGAGGGGCAGCACGTGCCAGGCATACTTTCAGAAGTACCTAAGTTCTGCCCCCCAGGCACTTCCTGACCTCAAAATCCCGAAGCCTGTGCAAGAGTCTGTACAGCAGCAAAGGAAGGGGCAGGAACCCACGTGTCTCTTGAAAAGAGCTGCCTGGCGTTCTGGGCCCCGAGGAGTTGTTTATGAGTCCCCAGAGAAACATCCTGAGAAATCTGAAGAGCTGACAGGCGTTAAAGTTCTTCAGCAGAGCTACTGTGAGTCGGCTTTCCGCTCAGAAGAAGGCTGCGCTTGTCACGTGGGTGAGGAGAAAGGGCAGGGAGAGCCGAGTGGAGAAGAGCCAGCAGTAGCAAGGGCAGCTAATGCTGTTGGCCAGGCACCTTCTTCCAATGAGCACTTTCCAActggatttgcagagcagtATTTACTCACTCCATTAAATGTCCTAAAGCAGAATTCCTCACAGAAATTTGACAAGCTGGTGGAAGATTTCTTTAGGAGGGGAGAAACATCCTGA